In one window of Canis lupus baileyi chromosome 10, mCanLup2.hap1, whole genome shotgun sequence DNA:
- the TXNDC8 gene encoding thioredoxin domain-containing protein 8 isoform X2 has translation MVQSIKDMDELKTFLKAAGCKLVVVEFSAKWCGPCQRIYPLVHELAQIYHVKAVPTFQMFKQTQKVTLFSRLKRAICCYGSGFVGEPIFEFCGADAQKLEAKIQELM, from the exons ATGGTTCAGAGTATTAAAGACATG gatgaattaaaaacatttttgaaagctGCCGGATGCAAACTTGTGGTGGTTGAATTTTCAGCAAAATGGTGTGGTCCTTGCCAAAGGATATATCCTCTTGTTCAT gaGTTGGCCCAAATTTATCACGTCAAAGCAGTACCCACATTTCAGATGTTCAAGCAGACCCAGAAG GTAACCCTATTCTCAAGACTCAAAAGAGCTATTTGCTGTTATGGAAGTGGATTCGTGGGCGAGCCG ATTTTTGAATTTTGTGGAGCTGATGCTCAAAAATTGGAAGCGAAGATTCAAGAACTAATGTAA
- the TXNDC8 gene encoding thioredoxin domain-containing protein 8 isoform X3, which yields MVQSIKDMDELKTFLKAAGCKLVVVEFSAKWCGPCQRIYPLVHAMSLKYQNVMFANVDVDASQELAQIYHVKAVPTFQMFKQTQKIFEFCGADAQKLEAKIQELM from the exons ATGGTTCAGAGTATTAAAGACATG gatgaattaaaaacatttttgaaagctGCCGGATGCAAACTTGTGGTGGTTGAATTTTCAGCAAAATGGTGTGGTCCTTGCCAAAGGATATATCCTCTTGTTCAT GCAATGTCTCTGAAATACCAAAATGTAATGTTTGCTAATGTGGATGTGGATGCTTCTCAG gaGTTGGCCCAAATTTATCACGTCAAAGCAGTACCCACATTTCAGATGTTCAAGCAGACCCAGAAG ATTTTTGAATTTTGTGGAGCTGATGCTCAAAAATTGGAAGCGAAGATTCAAGAACTAATGTAA
- the TXNDC8 gene encoding thioredoxin domain-containing protein 8 isoform X1, with translation MVQSIKDMDELKTFLKAAGCKLVVVEFSAKWCGPCQRIYPLVHAMSLKYQNVMFANVDVDASQELAQIYHVKAVPTFQMFKQTQKVTLFSRLKRAICCYGSGFVGEPIFEFCGADAQKLEAKIQELM, from the exons ATGGTTCAGAGTATTAAAGACATG gatgaattaaaaacatttttgaaagctGCCGGATGCAAACTTGTGGTGGTTGAATTTTCAGCAAAATGGTGTGGTCCTTGCCAAAGGATATATCCTCTTGTTCAT GCAATGTCTCTGAAATACCAAAATGTAATGTTTGCTAATGTGGATGTGGATGCTTCTCAG gaGTTGGCCCAAATTTATCACGTCAAAGCAGTACCCACATTTCAGATGTTCAAGCAGACCCAGAAG GTAACCCTATTCTCAAGACTCAAAAGAGCTATTTGCTGTTATGGAAGTGGATTCGTGGGCGAGCCG ATTTTTGAATTTTGTGGAGCTGATGCTCAAAAATTGGAAGCGAAGATTCAAGAACTAATGTAA